GTATCTCTAACAAGTCCTAGATCCAGTGCTTCTAATCTTTGGTTTACTGTTTGGAGATTCAGTACTTGTCCTGCCCCTAATACAGCATAACCAAGTTCCACCTCATTATATTGGATCCCAAGATCTGTCAAAATCTGTTTTACAACATGGATACACCTGGGGCATACCATGTTCTTTATTTGTATTGTGAAAGTTTTCATGGCAATATTGATTTTTAGTGAGAAAAAGAAAGTGGAGACACAGGAATGTGTACCCGCAGCGATAAAATCAATATTACCGGCCTATAGAAGGAATGATTGGAATAGAATACGTGCAAAATAACCTCCAATGGGAGGGGAAAGAGCACTATTCAGTCTATGGGGATTTTTTTCTTTATGATTGAAGCTGATTGGGGGCAAAGAGATCCAAAGCACTGTATAAAGTACTAACTCCTGATCCAAATCAAACTTTGGTATTTCATGCTTTACTAAACTGGCGTAAAGCTTGTTAGTTTCTTCTTCACAACAATCTTCATCTTGTGACTCTCCGTGAGCCGTATCCATCTCAGATGGAGCCGATTCATGATCGTGTGAGTGTTTATGATGATCTTCTGAAGCCACTACCTCATGGCTATGATGAGAGTCATTTCCATGTGTGACAGAATTATTCATGATCCCTACATCACATAAAAAATCGCATACGAAAACACTTGTCAATGCAATTAACAAGGTCAATGCGATGTTTTTTCTGTAGATATTGAGTTTTCTAATGAACATAAATAAATACCTATACTAAGATATGCCAAAGAAGATATTATTTAATGATAGATAAAATGATATTTGTTGACCTTCACATATGACGTAAATCATATATTCTATTAGACGTTGCTAATCACATTCTCTAGCTTATTTCTAATTTCCAGCGCTATTATCTCCAAGTTTTCATTCTCTACTGCCTGCATTGAAGTAAGTGGATCCACTGCCGCAATATCAATATGATCTGCCTCTTGTTTGACTATTACATTGCATGGGAGCATTAACCCTATAAAACCCTCTGATTTGAGTACTTTGTACGCATAAGGCGGATTGCAAGCACCCAAAATATGTAAGGCCTAAAATCCACATCTAATTTGTTTTTCAAGGTAGCCTTTATATCTATTTCTGTTAAGATACCAAAGCCTTCATCTTTCAGCGCTTTGGTAACCTTGTCAATTGCTTGCTCAAATGACAAGCCTTTTACTGATTTGTTTATGTAGTATTTCATGACTTTTTGAGTGTTAGAAATTTGAATTCCCTTTTATTGCATGTTACTGTAAATAGTAAAAAGCCGGACAGGACAGTAATTAAACCCAAAATGGAGAATCCTTTCAGTAACCGGTTCCCAAAGTCGTCCCTGGCTTCATAGTCCATAGTGTGTAACATCCAGAGCCAGTCAAAGACACGCCAGTTATTGTGCCTTACTCGTTCAAACTGCCCGGTTACAGCATCAACATAAATGACAGGTTGGCTTTCATAGTCAAAGGTGATAGCCCATGCAGGGAGATGTCTTTCTCTGTATTCATGATTTTTACCTACCGAGGTTAACAATTGCACATCTTTGATTTCAGCTTCAAATGTGATGTATTCTTTAGCGATGGCTATTGCTTCCGACTCAGCGAGCTGCTTTCTTAACTGACCTTTTGCAGCTGAAAATAATTTAAGTTTCCCATTAGGCAGGTGAAATAAATAATAGGGTTCACCAAGCAGATCTACTACCTCAACCCTGGATATTTGTGCGTTTTCGTCATTTTTTATAGCTGACAAAATACTTGCTGGAGGGTTGATATCTTTTGAAATTGAAAGTCCACCTTTCTTAGTTACAAGGTGGTCTCCATGTATTTTATCGAGGTTGCTCCAGCTAAAGTTAAGTCCGCCTATAGTCCAGAACAAAAATTGGATTCCCAGGAATACTCCCAGATATCTATCTGTTTTTCTAATGTAGTAGTTAGTGTTTTTTTCTCATATTTTAGTTTTTATTCGGTGTTGTATTGTTGATTTTACGCAAATTGGAAATCACAAATGTGATCATGATAAAACTGGATATGATCTCTAATAGCACGAGCAGTTTAGCTTCCCATACTAAGGGCACAATGTCGCCATATCCAATTGTTGCAAAGGTGACGATACTAAAGTATAAGAAGTCAAAGGCGAGTGTGAGGGGGTCTGTGATGGCTTGCGCCAGTAAAAATGAGTTAGGCATGCAACTCATAAGACAATAGTAATCCACTGCAAACGATGCAACCATTATGCCTAAAATAAGGGCATAGACTCCCAATACTTCATAAAAAGATTGACAGCAAACAAGGCATGTCTTTAACCTTTTGACTGAAAAGGCCAGAAGGTAATAGACTTTAAGCCCAGAAAACAATACTACGATCTTTGACAGAATCCAAGCATACTCATGGTGAGGTATTGCCCATAGGAGTAGGTTGTACGCTACCAGGAGACTAAGTATCAAGCTAATTTCCCTTGTTGCCAGCGCCCTCAGCACAGATGGTATTGTAAGGTTTTTGGACGGTATGGAGCTACTGTCTTTTTGCACTAATTTTCGCTCTCCTCTTTATACTTTTCGAAAGTATCTTTGGACTCAAAGTAATGTACTGCTCCTGTGGACTTGGATTTTAGTACAATGAAGGCATCTGCCTTGTCTACCTTTTCTCCAGTGAAAGGATCTGTACCGAATCTGACGGACTCTAACGTATTCAATTTGTCAACACACATTTCGCAGCATCCATAGTACATTTTATCGGCTACTGGAACCTCGATCTGATCGACTCCCATGTATGCATCATTGACCATACAGACTTTGTTGTTGGGTAGCTGCTCTTCTGTTGATACCCAAGTAGCAGGTGAGGTGTTGTCGTAGATCTGGTAAGCCACTAACCCTAGCACCACTAGTCCAAAGAATGACAGTGTAAATATGGATTCTCGATCTACCCTTAACTTCCTACTTTTTGATGTTCTTTTTCGGTTCATTTCTTCTCATTTTGGCCCTGTGCTAAGAGTACCGCACAACTTCACTGACCTTTCTGCTGAAGCGGTATCCCTTAGCCAGGATGTGTTCTACATCTTCATGCGAAGGATTATGACCTTCGAATCAGACTCTTAATTGAGCATCTCTTTCGTACTTCCGCATGTCAGCATGCTACCGCCGAAATAAGGGTTTCGGATCTCTTTACTATTGCTAAGCCAAAAGGCTCCCTGGTTATCTAATGCCATAGGGCAATGTTGATAGTAAATAGTGCTTTCAGTCGTACCAAAAGCTTTAACACTTTTGTAAAGTGCCTGATTAAAAGAGGCGTAGGCTGTTTTCTGCGTTTTGGTCTCAGCAGTATTGGAGATAGTTTCCAATGCACTGTTCATTTCCTTCAAATTCATCATCCAGTCCATGTGCGCCTCGGAGCTTTTGAGCAGATTCATATCTACTTTTTTCAGAATTTCCTTTACCTGTGCACTGGTGTTGGATATATCATTTCCCTCACCGGTTATAAAGTTTTCTGTCAATACTAGTGAGGTTTTGTAAACCTCACCGAGTTGATTCCGAAATTCTGAAGGAGTATCATAAGTCATGACCTGACCACTCTCTGGGGTCATTCCAGCATGCATAGAATGATCCATTTTTGAGCCTTCTTTTTGGCTATGGTCATGTTGTGCATATGCCCCCAATGCTACAAAGAGGGCAGCTATCATCATTATCTGTTTTTTCATTTTAATTTTTGTTAAGTGTTTCTTTTAATTCATTAATTACCATCTCCAGTATCCACAATTACAGGTAACCCATCTTTACCCATTGGGATAAAGAAGAATTTTGTGTTTGGGCTAGTGGTTAGTTTGTCTTGTACTTCCAAAGCCTTATACTGCAAATACTTTTGTGTGAGTCCGGCATCTATAATTTGTTGGGCATCTCGTTGGCCTTTGGCAAGTATGCGCTGTATTTCAGCCTGCTTCTCAGCTATCTTTATTTCATAATCCTTTTGCTGTATGTCTTGCTCTACAGCTAATTTTCGATCTACGGCTGAAGTGACAACCTCGGGATATTTTATATGATCGACGGTCACATTATCAATCTCAAGGTGTTTTCCCTCGATTTTAACTATCAATTGTTTGTAGATTTCAGCTTCAATCTCAGGGCTTTTTGGCGAAACAACCTTGTATTCATAGTCCGCAAAAATGTTCCTGGTTAGGCTTACAAA
The sequence above is drawn from the Reichenbachiella sp. genome and encodes:
- a CDS encoding DUF302 domain-containing protein — its product is MGACNPPYAYKVLKSEGFIGLMLPCNVIVKQEADHIDIAAVDPLTSMQAVENENLEIIALEIRNKLENVISNV
- a CDS encoding DUF302 domain-containing protein; its protein translation is MKYYINKSVKGLSFEQAIDKVTKALKDEGFGILTEIDIKATLKNKLDVDFRPYIFWVLAIRLMRTKYSNQRVL
- a CDS encoding potassium channel family protein produces the protein MVASFAVDYYCLMSCMPNSFLLAQAITDPLTLAFDFLYFSIVTFATIGYGDIVPLVWEAKLLVLLEIISSFIMITFVISNLRKINNTTPNKN
- a CDS encoding DUF3347 domain-containing protein, coding for MKKQIMMIAALFVALGAYAQHDHSQKEGSKMDHSMHAGMTPESGQVMTYDTPSEFRNQLGEVYKTSLVLTENFITGEGNDISNTSAQVKEILKKVDMNLLKSSEAHMDWMMNLKEMNSALETISNTAETKTQKTAYASFNQALYKSVKAFGTTESTIYYQHCPMALDNQGAFWLSNSKEIRNPYFGGSMLTCGSTKEMLN
- a CDS encoding prohibitin family protein translates to MKTKISILSVAVIAMFAVGCSVVRPGTHAMKWKPYGKGLQTQEVFKNGVVWHMPWNGVVRYSVQWQTYTEDVAVLTKDELHIPITVSVTLRPIEAELAQLELEIGQDYYKNVVRPEFVSLTRNIFADYEYKVVSPKSPEIEAEIYKQLIVKIEGKHLEIDNVTVDHIKYPEVVTSAVDRKLAVEQDIQQKDYEIKIAEKQAEIQRILAKGQRDAQQIIDAGLTQKYLQYKALEVQDKLTTSPNTKFFFIPMGKDGLPVIVDTGDGN